Proteins encoded in a region of the Solanum dulcamara chromosome 9, daSolDulc1.2, whole genome shotgun sequence genome:
- the LOC129904694 gene encoding laccase-14-like, which translates to MRLKVKIFIQQIIGFLFLVGLLPAHAFVHHHRFVIKEAPYSKICSSKNILTVNGQFPGPVLYANTGDTLVVNVRNDGSQNITIHWHGVKQPRYPWSDGPEFITQCPIRPGTNFSQRINLSDEEGTLWWHAHSDWSRATVHGALVIRPANKTNYPFPKPKAEIPIILDEWWKSDVQAVVNEFLASGDDANKSDAFLINGQPGERYPCSKNDTFKLTVEKDQTYLLRIVNAVMNNLMFFSVANHQLTVVGTDASYVKPFKSNYITISPGETIDVLLEANQNPNHYYMAAKAYNSVIGGKFDNTTTTAIIQYRGNYTPSSPPISPDLPNFDDTNASFNFTSSLKSLADKTHPINVPLNVTTNLLFTFSVNTLPCENESCSGPNGDRFAASVNNISFVLPRIDILEAYYKNIKGVYGVEFPSFPPLNFNFTGGSLPVELQRPDRRTEVHVLEYGTNVEIVFQGTSLLGGADHPIHLHGYSFYVVGSGFGNFDKDKDPLKYNLVDPPLQNTIAVVKNGWAAIRFKADNPGVWFMHCHLERHATWGMEMAFIVKDGKGSQQKLLPPPPDMPKC; encoded by the exons atgaggtTGAAAGTGAAGATTTTCATTCAGCAAATTATAGGATTTCTTTTTTTAGTTGGTCTTTTACCTGCCCATGCTTTTGTTCATCATCATCGATTTGTC ATTAAAGAAGCTCCATACTCAAAGATTTGCAGCTCAAAGAACATTTTGACTGTCAATGGCCAATTTCCAGGTCCAGTTCTCTATGCCAATACGGGAGATACACTCGTTGTCAATGTCCGAAACGATGGAAGCCAAAATATAACAATCCACTG GCATGGAGTGAAACAACCGCGATATCCATGGTCCGATGGTCCTGAATTTATTACTCAATGTCCAATCCGACCAGGAACCAACTTCAGTCAAAGGATTAACCTTTCAGACGAGGAAGGAACCCTATGGTGGCATGCTCATAGTGATTGGTCAAGAGCAACTGTTCATGGTGCACTTGTTATACGTCCTGCAAATAAAACTAACTATCCTTTTCCTAAACCTAAAGCTGAAATTCCCATCATATTAG ATGAGTGGTGGAAAAGTGATGTACAAGcagttgtaaatgagtttcttgCAAGTGGAGATGATGCAAATAAATCTGATGCTTTCCTTATAAATGGCCAACCAGGAGAACGATATCCTTGCTCAAAAAATG ACACATTCAAGCTAACTGTGGAGAAAGACCAGACATATTTGCTCAGAATTGTAAACGCCGTAATGAACAATCTTATGTTTTTCTCCGTTGCAAATCATCAACTCACCGTCGTAGGAACTGATGCTTCCTACGTTAAACcattcaagtcaaattatatCACAATTTCTCCGGGAGAAACTATAGATGTTTTGCTCGAAGCGAATCAAAACCCTAATCACTATTATATGGCCGCGAAGGCATATAATAGCGTAATTGGAGGTAAATTTGATAACACAACCACCACCGCCATCATTCAGTATCGTGGAAACTACACCCCGTCATCACCACCAATCTCTCCAGATCTCCCAAATTTTGATGATACGAACGCATCGTTTAATTTCACTAGCTCGTTAAAAAGCCTAGCGGATAAAACACACCCCATTAACGTACCATTAAACGTTACTACCAATTTATTATTCACATTTTCCGTAAATACCTTACCTTGCGAGAATGAATCGTGTAGTGGACCTAACGGGGACCGATTCGCGGCTAGTGTGAACAATATAAGCTTTGTGTTACCTCGTATCGACATATTAGAAGCTTATTATAAGAACATTAAAGGTGTTTATGGAGTTGAATTTCCTAGTTTTCcgcctttaaattttaattttacggGTGGTTCTCTTCCCGTGGAATTACAACGTCCCGATCGTAGAACGGAGGTTCATGTTCTTGAATATGGAACAAATGTAGAGATTGTTTTTCAAGGAACTAGTTTATTGGGTGGAGCTGATCATCCAATTCACTTGCATGGATATAGTTTTTATGTTGTTGGATCaggttttggaaattttgacaAAGATAAAGACCCTTTGAAGTATAATCTTGTTGATCCTCCTCTCCAGAACACAATTGCTGTTGTTAAGAATGGGTGGGCTGCCATCAGATTTAAAGCTGATAATCCAg GAGTATGGTTTATGCATTGCCACTTAGAACGTCATGCAACCTGGGGAATGGAAATGGCATTCATTGTGAAAGATGGAAAAGGCTCCCAACAGAAATTGCTTCCTCCCCCTCCTGATATGCCCAAGTGttga